The Thermococcus henrietii genome segment CGGTTATTCCGAGCTCGCGCTGGATTCTCCTGATTTCCGAACGCATCTCAAGCCTTAACTTGGCGTCAAGGTTGCTCAACGGCTCGTCAAGGAGGAGGACCTTCGGCTCGACAACGAGTGCCCTGGCTATGGCAACACGCTGCTGCTGTCCGCCGGAAAGCTGTGTGGGATAGCGGTTCTCGAAGCCCTTGAGCTTCACCAGCTCGAGCGCCCACTCGACCTTCCTCTTGATTTCCTCCTTGGGGACCTTCCTAATCTTGAGGCCGTAGGCGACGTTGTCGAAGACCGTCATGTGGGGCCAGAGGGCGTAGTTCTGGAAGACGAGCACGGCACCGCGCTGGTAGGAGGGGAGGTAGGTGACCTCCTCATCGCCGAAGTAGATGTGTCCGCTGTCGGGGTAGTCGAGGCCCGCTATAATCCTCAGCGTCGTGGACTTTCCACACCCGCTCGGGCCGAGCAGGGTGAAGAGCTCCTTGTGCTTTATGTGAAGGTTTATTCCCTTTAACGCGGTCGTTCCATCGAAGGTTTTCACGATGTTCTCAAGCTTAACGTCAACCATCTCAATCACCACCTCAGGTAAGACCGATGAACGAGTACCTCTGCTTGGTTATTATGTTCGCCAGCACTATGGCCACTATCTGGACGAGCATAAGGAAGACACCCAGCGCGGCCGCGAGGTTGGCGCTTCCAACGGCACTCATGATGAGCTCCCTCATCTTCGCCGTTATCGGGTACCACGTGGAGTTGATGGAACCGAGGGTGATGCCGACGCTCGTCTCGCTCATACAGTAGACGAAGCTCAGCATCGCTCCGCCGAGCAGGTTTAGGGAAATCATCGGCAGGAGTATGCTCGTCAGTGCCTTCCACCGGCCGGCTCCGAGGTTCATTGCCGCCTCTTCAAGTGAAACGTGGACCTGCTGGAGTCCAGCCGAAATGGAACGGGCCGCGAAGGGCAGACGCCTGATGGAGTACGCTAGGATAAGTGCCGCTCCAGGGAAGAACGCCAGCAGGTTCGTGGGGTCGAGAATGCTTCCCTTGAAGGGCGGAACCGTCGAGAAGAAGAAGAAATAACTCATGGCAATGACGATTCCAGGAACCGCTATCGGTATTGTGGCGAGGCTGTCGAGTATCGGGGCGAGCTTGGCCTTCTTGAACCTGCCGGAGGCGTATGATGCAGTAAGCGAAAGCAGGATGATGATGAATATTGCAACGGTCGAATACAGAAGGCTGTTGAGGATTACCCTCGTGACGTCGGGCTGTGTAATCATGGCCTTCATGTTGGCGAGTGTGAAGCCGCTCGGCCAGGTTCCGTACCACTGCTTTGAAAACGCGAGCAGGATGACTCCAATCTGCGGGAAGATGGTTATCAGCAGGAGCGGAACGGCGACGAACGCGATGATGAGGGCCTGCCACCACTTGGGCTTGGCCACCCTCGGCTTCCACCTGCCTCCCTTGCTGAGCATCGCGTACTGCTTGAGGCCGACGTACCAGCGGACGGCGAGGAACATTATGAGGGCGATTGTGAGCATTATCAAGGCCAAAGCCGCCATCTGTGGGTTGCCTATGGCAAAGCCCGAGACGAAGGAGCTGTAAATCTGGTAGGACATGAGCTTCTTGGCTATTGCACTTCCCTGGAAGACTATCGGCGCGGCGAGGTCCTCAAGGCTGAAGATGCCGACGAGTATGGCACCGGCCATTATTCCGGGCAGGGCGAGCGGGAATGTAACCGTCCTGAAGAGGTGGAAGCCCCTGCTGCCGAGGTTCTCGGCCTGCTCCTCGAGGCTGGGGTCGATGTTGATGAAGCTTGCGTAGGCGTTGAGGTAGACTATCGGGTAGTAGGTTATAGTCTGTGCTATGACGACACCCACGAGACCATCAATCCATATCGGCTTGGGGAAGAGGTGCAGGTGCTGGTAGAAAATCCAGTTGATGATTCCGTCCGGGAGGAACATCTTCTTGACAACGACGACGTTGACGAAGGGCGTAACGAGGAGCGGGATGAAGAGGAGGATTCTCATTATGTTCTTGCCCGGGAACTCATAGCGGGCCATTATGAAGGCGAAGAACGTTCCGAGGAGCG includes the following:
- a CDS encoding ABC transporter ATP-binding protein, giving the protein MVDVKLENIVKTFDGTTALKGINLHIKHKELFTLLGPSGCGKSTTLRIIAGLDYPDSGHIYFGDEEVTYLPSYQRGAVLVFQNYALWPHMTVFDNVAYGLKIRKVPKEEIKRKVEWALELVKLKGFENRYPTQLSGGQQQRVAIARALVVEPKVLLLDEPLSNLDAKLRLEMRSEIRRIQRELGITVIYVTHDQEEAMAISDRIAVMNVGTVEQVGTPRDIYERPRTEFVASFMGKTNVIPAKVVERNGDKVTVEFESFRLDGLHYTEKSDNVVLVIRPERIKFRPGENTVSLEGTVDLIEYYGFFTEVVGLFGETRIIARAISDREIANLRPTQPVTFYIDRDDIIVLPKQNL
- a CDS encoding ABC transporter permease gives rise to the protein MKVSKWSEKLFGTPLPDPVVIVSFLFPLLYLVAFLVIPVLVMLGTAFKYNGHISLYWFKSIFSSSYYFNLHPDGYLVKSVPYGNHEVYHFYGWDFGVVLNSIIVSISVMILTTLLGTFFAFIMARYEFPGKNIMRILLFIPLLVTPFVNVVVVKKMFLPDGIINWIFYQHLHLFPKPIWIDGLVGVVIAQTITYYPIVYLNAYASFINIDPSLEEQAENLGSRGFHLFRTVTFPLALPGIMAGAILVGIFSLEDLAAPIVFQGSAIAKKLMSYQIYSSFVSGFAIGNPQMAALALIMLTIALIMFLAVRWYVGLKQYAMLSKGGRWKPRVAKPKWWQALIIAFVAVPLLLITIFPQIGVILLAFSKQWYGTWPSGFTLANMKAMITQPDVTRVILNSLLYSTVAIFIIILLSLTASYASGRFKKAKLAPILDSLATIPIAVPGIVIAMSYFFFFSTVPPFKGSILDPTNLLAFFPGAALILAYSIRRLPFAARSISAGLQQVHVSLEEAAMNLGAGRWKALTSILLPMISLNLLGGAMLSFVYCMSETSVGITLGSINSTWYPITAKMRELIMSAVGSANLAAALGVFLMLVQIVAIVLANIITKQRYSFIGLT